From Calditrichota bacterium, one genomic window encodes:
- a CDS encoding T9SS type A sorting domain-containing protein — MFLKFSYLMLFIFMFSFSFSQTVETIPSNGLINDGLIFDDKGNLYGSQFFGENVTKVTPDGQHSVFANGFTSPNGTAFDSEGTLWIPSHQSNQVYKVKSDGSKSLEIANINTPSCINFDSDGNMFITHYGINRVSVVDTTGNLSVFINGGGLNGPIDIEFDADGIMYVANYNDGKIFKVNSDTTLSLIAQIEGSLGFMVLADSLFYATGITKHTIYTIHKETGEISWFAGGGLGGADGTIEKATFNQPNGIAITPSLDTLYISGFTNNSLRRITGLTNKAYLKTANYSNSKLTLLAGGSTIFDSVQVLINGTKDTTFANITETKFELVLKYTSTITKEIPVRIYAFLDEMITVSNELSIVVYSFENPVDSYLSDFEDAPIDDFVGDLFSITRTFGFSTAIHSKHYYLNSTDHIFTLVKPIIVKDENARMIYSDVAIVEPGEEGSEFGDLNFKDYVVVEASKDGEEWKPLAPGYDSRLFPEWENAWTNAGLYRKLFKQHSIDLSETFNAGDTILIRFRLFADDQQNGWGWVIDSLQIQDFALGLDDFEATVNKFSLGQNYPNPFNPTTNIQFRIDKNSSVSLNIYDNMGRLVKTIYKNEKMKAGVLHSANWDGKNNANNLVASGTYYYKLITVDKSLTKKMLFLK, encoded by the coding sequence ATGTTTTTGAAGTTTTCTTATTTAATGCTATTCATTTTTATGTTTTCATTTTCTTTTTCGCAAACAGTAGAAACAATTCCATCGAACGGTTTGATAAATGATGGATTGATTTTTGATGACAAAGGCAATTTATATGGCTCACAATTTTTTGGTGAAAATGTAACAAAGGTTACTCCCGATGGCCAACATTCAGTTTTTGCCAATGGGTTTACATCACCAAATGGAACAGCATTTGACAGCGAAGGCACTTTATGGATTCCAAGCCACCAAAGTAACCAGGTTTACAAAGTAAAAAGTGATGGTTCAAAATCATTAGAGATTGCTAATATTAATACGCCATCTTGCATAAACTTTGATAGCGATGGCAACATGTTTATTACACATTATGGAATTAACCGTGTTAGTGTCGTTGATACAACCGGGAATTTATCTGTATTCATAAACGGAGGTGGTTTAAATGGCCCAATCGATATTGAGTTTGATGCTGATGGTATAATGTATGTCGCCAATTATAATGATGGGAAAATTTTTAAGGTTAACTCAGATACAACACTTTCTCTTATTGCTCAAATAGAAGGAAGCCTTGGGTTTATGGTTTTAGCAGATTCATTATTTTATGCTACTGGAATTACCAAACATACAATTTACACAATTCATAAAGAAACCGGTGAAATTTCCTGGTTTGCCGGTGGTGGATTAGGTGGTGCAGATGGGACAATTGAAAAAGCTACTTTTAATCAACCAAATGGAATTGCAATAACACCCTCATTGGACACATTATATATTTCCGGTTTTACCAATAACTCACTACGGCGTATAACCGGATTAACAAATAAAGCTTATCTCAAAACTGCAAATTATAGCAACTCAAAATTAACTCTTCTTGCAGGTGGATCTACAATTTTTGATTCAGTCCAGGTATTAATCAATGGGACGAAGGATACAACTTTCGCAAATATAACAGAAACTAAATTTGAACTCGTTTTAAAATATACTTCTACCATAACAAAAGAAATACCAGTTCGGATATATGCCTTTCTCGATGAAATGATAACCGTTTCCAATGAGCTTTCCATTGTTGTTTATTCATTTGAAAATCCTGTAGACTCATATTTGTCGGACTTTGAAGATGCACCGATTGATGATTTCGTGGGAGATTTATTTTCAATAACACGTACATTTGGGTTCAGTACGGCAATTCATTCTAAACATTATTACCTAAATTCAACAGACCATATTTTTACTTTGGTTAAACCCATAATTGTAAAAGATGAAAATGCAAGAATGATTTATTCCGATGTTGCGATTGTAGAGCCAGGTGAAGAGGGTAGTGAATTTGGTGATTTGAATTTTAAAGATTATGTGGTTGTTGAGGCTTCTAAAGATGGTGAAGAGTGGAAACCCCTGGCACCGGGATATGATTCGCGTCTATTCCCTGAATGGGAGAATGCCTGGACAAATGCAGGCTTATATAGAAAACTATTTAAACAACACTCCATAGATTTATCTGAAACATTTAATGCAGGTGACACAATCTTAATCCGTTTTAGATTGTTTGCAGATGATCAGCAAAATGGCTGGGGCTGGGTGATAGATAGTCTACAAATTCAAGACTTTGCTTTGGGGCTGGATGATTTTGAGGCTACAGTTAATAAGTTTTCCTTAGGGCAAAACTATCCGAACCCATTCAATCCTACAACCAACATCCAGTTTCGCATAGACAAGAACAGCTCTGTATCTCTGAATATTTACGATAACATGGGGCGGTTGGTAAAAACGATCTATAAAAATGAAAAAATGAAAGCTGGTGTTTTGCATAGTGCAAACTGGGATGGAAAAAATAATGCAAATAATTTAGTGGCTTCTGGAACATATTATTACAAATTGATTACGGTAGATAAGAGTTTGACAAAAAAGATGTTATTTTTAAAATAA
- a CDS encoding AraC family transcriptional regulator yields the protein MLIRYEQESKEYLSFQYIYQFVRSMIIVGAAVILVWSFSFIASKVGLVFLPNYLGYQLTWVILSLIAFVMAYYAMGHPEIFIKEPVQQNGKNVTSENDFEELAKVLENKMEKSKPFLDPQLTLPKLSEISNLPVHQLSRLINEQFKKNFSDYINAYRIEEFKKLSRMENYKNLTLLAIAHESGFNSKTTFNTAFKKLTQLTPKEYLRNLN from the coding sequence TTGCTTATTAGATACGAACAGGAATCAAAGGAATATCTTTCGTTCCAGTATATTTACCAATTTGTGCGAAGTATGATTATCGTTGGCGCTGCTGTTATACTTGTTTGGTCTTTTTCATTTATAGCTTCAAAGGTTGGTTTAGTATTCTTGCCAAATTATCTTGGTTATCAATTAACCTGGGTTATACTTTCGTTGATTGCATTTGTAATGGCTTATTATGCAATGGGTCATCCTGAAATTTTTATAAAAGAGCCCGTTCAACAAAACGGAAAAAATGTAACTTCGGAGAATGACTTTGAGGAATTAGCAAAAGTTCTGGAAAACAAAATGGAAAAAAGCAAGCCATTTCTTGATCCTCAATTAACGCTTCCAAAATTATCGGAAATAAGTAATCTGCCAGTTCATCAATTATCCCGCCTGATAAATGAGCAATTTAAAAAGAATTTCTCAGATTATATAAATGCATACCGCATCGAAGAGTTTAAAAAATTGAGTCGGATGGAGAATTATAAAAACCTCACCTTATTAGCAATTGCTCACGAGTCCGGTTTTAATTCTAAAACAACATTTAACACTGCATTTAAAAAATTAACCCAACTCACTCCCAAAGAGTATCTAAGAAACCTAAATTAA
- a CDS encoding aminotransferase class V-fold PLP-dependent enzyme, whose product MISNQKRLFNIPDDVTYLNCAYMGPQLKSVSEVGKISITKKEHPWDITMPDFYEPPEKLKSLYAKIVNADKNSIALIPSVSYGIETAVKNIQINKGANIVVLAEQFPSNIYSWIEVVKRTEAQLITIERPVDKDWTSVIISTINNKTDVVALPQAHWTDGSFIDLVQVRHRCDEVNAALVVDATQSVGACPFDVQKIKPDFLISAAYKWLLGPYSITYMYVDPKYHTGKPLEFGWMSRKGSEDFSGLVNYTDELQEGASRFDVGEKSNFALVPMAINALEQILDWGVENIYSTLSKFTSYAEEEATKLGLSVTPIPKRAGHLMGLRFSSGVPNNLIQKLKCEKISVSVRGSSIRVAPHLYNDKSDFDHLFEVIKYQIKNE is encoded by the coding sequence ATGATTTCCAACCAAAAAAGGCTTTTTAACATACCTGATGATGTGACCTACTTAAACTGCGCTTATATGGGCCCGCAATTAAAAAGTGTCAGTGAAGTCGGAAAAATTAGTATAACAAAAAAAGAGCATCCATGGGATATCACTATGCCAGATTTTTATGAACCACCGGAAAAGTTGAAATCATTATATGCAAAAATAGTAAATGCTGATAAGAATTCAATTGCCCTGATCCCATCTGTTAGTTATGGGATAGAAACAGCCGTTAAAAATATTCAGATAAACAAAGGTGCAAACATAGTTGTTTTGGCTGAACAATTCCCATCAAATATTTACTCTTGGATTGAAGTGGTAAAAAGAACAGAGGCACAACTTATTACAATTGAACGACCGGTTGATAAAGATTGGACCTCAGTTATCATTTCTACTATAAATAATAAAACTGATGTCGTCGCTTTGCCGCAAGCCCATTGGACAGATGGCAGTTTTATTGATTTAGTTCAAGTCCGTCACCGATGTGATGAAGTAAACGCTGCTCTCGTTGTTGATGCTACACAATCTGTTGGCGCGTGTCCTTTTGATGTTCAAAAAATAAAACCTGACTTCCTGATAAGCGCTGCTTACAAATGGTTGCTTGGGCCATACAGCATAACTTACATGTATGTCGATCCAAAATATCATACAGGCAAACCTTTGGAGTTTGGTTGGATGAGCCGCAAAGGCAGCGAAGATTTTAGCGGCCTTGTTAATTATACGGATGAACTTCAAGAGGGAGCTTCCAGATTTGATGTTGGTGAGAAAAGCAATTTTGCCTTGGTGCCAATGGCCATAAATGCTTTGGAGCAGATTTTGGACTGGGGTGTGGAAAATATTTATTCGACACTTTCAAAATTTACAAGTTATGCCGAGGAAGAGGCGACCAAACTTGGACTCTCAGTTACTCCAATCCCGAAAAGGGCAGGGCATCTTATGGGGTTACGGTTCAGTTCAGGTGTCCCGAATAATCTAATCCAAAAATTAAAATGTGAAAAAATAAGCGTAAGTGTGCGTGGTAGCTCAATCCGAGTAGCACCGCATTTATATAATGATAAAAGTGATTTTGACCATCTTTTTGAGGTTATAAAGTATCAAATAAAAAATGAATAG
- the amrS gene encoding AmmeMemoRadiSam system radical SAM enzyme: protein MKLAQFFKEIPNNKVHCYLCPRDCKIGEGQTGFCFIRKNIGGKLYNLAYGKPYAVHIDPIEKKPLFHFLPGTDILSIGTAGCNLGCKFCQNWDISKAKYDQDRAGEFMPETAVQSAIRNNCSSIAYTYNDPTIWAEYAMDIAKLARQNNLKNVMVTAGYIALEVIPEVYENMDAANIDLKAFTEEFYHKITLSHLQPVLDAIKELKNLGIWIEITNLVIPTQNDDMQEISDMCKWILDNLGNEIPIHFSAFHPDFKMTHLDRTPIKTLEKARAVAQDCGLLHVYTGNVLGDGSNTYCPNCDELLIKRDWHAITENNLINKECPGCGYQLKIIQE from the coding sequence ATGAAATTGGCACAATTCTTTAAAGAAATACCGAATAATAAAGTCCATTGTTATCTTTGTCCGCGTGATTGCAAGATTGGGGAAGGGCAAACCGGGTTTTGTTTTATCCGTAAAAACATCGGTGGCAAACTTTATAACCTGGCTTATGGAAAACCTTACGCCGTTCATATCGATCCCATCGAAAAGAAACCACTTTTTCATTTTCTTCCCGGAACGGATATTTTATCTATTGGAACGGCTGGATGTAATTTGGGCTGTAAGTTTTGCCAAAACTGGGATATCTCCAAAGCAAAATATGATCAGGACAGAGCAGGGGAGTTTATGCCGGAAACAGCGGTTCAAAGCGCTATTCGAAATAATTGTTCCAGTATCGCTTACACATATAATGATCCAACCATTTGGGCTGAATATGCAATGGATATTGCAAAATTGGCTCGGCAAAATAATCTTAAAAATGTAATGGTTACGGCAGGTTATATTGCGCTTGAAGTTATTCCTGAAGTGTATGAAAATATGGATGCAGCTAATATTGACTTAAAAGCCTTCACAGAAGAATTCTATCATAAAATAACTTTGTCACATTTACAGCCCGTATTAGACGCTATTAAAGAATTAAAAAATCTTGGTATCTGGATTGAAATTACCAACCTAGTTATTCCAACTCAAAATGATGATATGCAGGAAATCAGTGACATGTGCAAATGGATTCTCGATAATCTTGGCAACGAAATCCCGATTCATTTTAGTGCTTTTCACCCAGATTTCAAAATGACCCATCTTGACCGGACGCCGATAAAAACTTTGGAAAAAGCCAGGGCTGTTGCACAAGATTGTGGCCTTCTCCATGTTTATACCGGTAATGTTTTAGGTGATGGCAGCAACACCTATTGCCCTAATTGTGATGAACTTCTTATCAAACGAGATTGGCATGCAATAACAGAAAATAATCTTATAAATAAAGAATGTCCAGGCTGCGGATATCAATTAAAAATAATCCAGGAGTAA
- a CDS encoding DUF1624 domain-containing protein codes for MVIMVLDHARVFLNYGMFFSEPTNMETTTSILFFTRWITHFCAPVFVFLAGTSAFLYGSKKESKKDVSLFLFTRGLWLILLEVTLMNFGWFFDIGFSLTVFQVIFAIGFSMVCLAGFIYLPNKILLVLGIILVAGHNFLDPVTFNGSGVKDILWYLLHQQNYVNSSGGVFYFYYPVIPWVGLMILGYLFGGFYVKGYDQAKRKKALLWIGVSSIALFILLRAINIYGDLVPWSEQKDSLFTLMSFFNTTKYPPSLLFLLMTIGPSLLFLYFTENIKNKITDALVVFGRVPLFFYVVHIYLIHLLALLGAAFSGLLWTNLAITAEGFFAGTLASYGFNLVVVYISWIVVVLFLFPFCSKYNQYKTNNRSKWWLSYL; via the coding sequence ATGGTTATTATGGTACTGGATCATGCGCGGGTATTTTTAAATTACGGTATGTTTTTCTCTGAACCAACAAACATGGAAACGACAACTTCAATTCTCTTTTTTACCCGCTGGATTACCCACTTCTGTGCCCCAGTTTTTGTTTTCCTGGCCGGGACTTCTGCATTTTTATATGGTTCAAAAAAAGAAAGTAAAAAGGATGTCTCTTTATTCTTGTTTACTCGTGGGCTTTGGTTAATTTTGCTGGAAGTAACTTTAATGAACTTCGGTTGGTTTTTTGACATTGGTTTTTCGCTAACTGTTTTCCAGGTAATTTTTGCTATTGGTTTTAGTATGGTGTGTTTAGCCGGTTTTATCTATCTACCCAACAAAATTCTATTAGTGCTTGGTATCATTCTTGTTGCCGGACATAATTTTCTCGATCCGGTTACATTTAACGGCTCCGGCGTAAAAGATATCCTGTGGTATTTATTACATCAACAAAATTATGTGAATTCTTCCGGAGGCGTGTTTTATTTTTATTACCCGGTTATTCCATGGGTTGGATTAATGATATTGGGTTATTTATTTGGCGGATTTTATGTAAAAGGATATGACCAGGCGAAACGAAAAAAAGCGCTTCTATGGATAGGGGTTTCTTCAATTGCTTTATTTATTCTGCTTCGGGCAATTAATATTTACGGTGATCTTGTTCCCTGGAGTGAGCAAAAAGACAGCCTGTTTACATTAATGTCATTTTTTAATACTACGAAATATCCACCATCATTATTGTTTTTATTGATGACTATTGGCCCTTCATTGCTTTTTCTATATTTCACAGAAAATATTAAAAACAAAATCACAGATGCCCTTGTTGTTTTTGGCCGGGTACCTTTGTTCTTTTATGTGGTTCATATTTACCTGATACACCTTTTGGCACTTCTTGGCGCCGCTTTTAGTGGTTTGCTGTGGACAAACCTTGCTATAACAGCCGAAGGTTTTTTTGCAGGAACTTTGGCAAGTTATGGGTTTAATCTAGTGGTTGTTTACATTTCCTGGATTGTTGTTGTTTTATTTCTATTTCCATTTTGTTCAAAATATAATCAGTATAAAACTAACAACAGAAGCAAGTGGTGGCTTAGCTATTTATAA
- the feoB gene encoding ferrous iron transport protein B: protein MAQLETNPISTISQEKVIKDIALVGNPNTGKTSIFNLLTGMRQKVGNYAGVTVERKTGVLEGPGYKLNIFDLPGLYSLIPKSIDDKIAAEIMCGADPSIDLKLIVVVLDAGNLSRNFYLLSQILDLGIPVIAAMNMMDVADQNGLQIDVEALKKEFGIPIIPIVANKKRGIDFLKKAIFKTLSGGNKATIKKIPISEEIDSSLKPIEKILNGEVDRNPDFHKAQALRFLSSDLAVQSWTNEPNNQSNKENLENAVKEARHSITEKGFHWSMLETKLRYKWIDGIVKQHVLSTKPKDYSQSDKLDKVLTNRFAGPPIFLIIFALIFQTIFTWAEVPMDAIDAGIVWIGNQITAILPAGVLQSMIVDGAIAGVGAILVFLPQILFLFFFLSILEDTGYMARVAFMLDRVMRVIGLSGRSVIPLLSSFACAIPGIMATRTIHSWRDRMVTIMIAPFMSCSARLPVYVLMIGAFIPQGTVFGFISYAAITLLAMYTLGIVAAVVVAFIFQNFIRKSMPTSSSFVMELPPYRRPSLRWTTLQMYERAKIFVQDAGKIILAMSIVLWFLASYPKADEIDAANGVNQIEQSYVGQIGKFIEPAIKPLGFDWKIGIGLLTSFAAREVMVSTLATIYNVEGSDESSVNLKTALQNDTDPETGEPLYSSLMAISLMVFFVLACQCMATVAIVKRETNSWRWPLIMIGYMTGLAYFASLVVYQGGLILGF from the coding sequence ATGGCTCAATTAGAAACAAACCCCATTAGCACAATTTCTCAGGAAAAAGTTATTAAAGACATTGCCCTTGTTGGTAATCCGAACACTGGTAAAACGTCTATTTTTAACCTGCTTACAGGAATGCGTCAAAAAGTTGGCAATTACGCCGGGGTAACTGTAGAAAGAAAAACAGGCGTCCTGGAAGGGCCGGGCTATAAATTAAATATCTTTGACCTGCCTGGTTTATATAGCCTTATCCCAAAATCAATTGATGACAAGATTGCTGCGGAAATAATGTGTGGAGCTGACCCATCAATTGATTTAAAACTTATTGTTGTTGTTTTGGATGCCGGTAACCTAAGCCGAAATTTTTACCTGCTTTCGCAGATCCTTGATCTGGGAATTCCTGTAATAGCAGCCATGAATATGATGGATGTAGCTGATCAAAATGGATTGCAAATAGATGTTGAAGCTCTAAAAAAAGAATTTGGTATTCCCATAATTCCTATCGTTGCCAATAAAAAACGCGGTATTGATTTTCTTAAAAAGGCGATTTTTAAAACTTTATCTGGTGGTAATAAGGCTACTATAAAAAAAATTCCAATCTCAGAAGAAATTGACAGTTCGCTAAAACCAATCGAAAAAATCCTAAATGGAGAAGTTGACAGAAATCCGGATTTTCATAAAGCACAGGCGCTGCGATTTTTATCCAGCGATCTTGCCGTTCAGAGTTGGACAAATGAACCGAACAACCAATCGAATAAAGAAAATCTTGAAAATGCAGTAAAAGAAGCGAGACATTCTATAACCGAAAAAGGTTTTCATTGGAGCATGCTTGAAACGAAACTTCGCTACAAATGGATTGATGGAATTGTCAAACAACATGTTTTGTCAACAAAACCTAAAGACTATTCTCAGAGTGATAAACTTGATAAAGTTTTGACAAACCGTTTTGCAGGCCCTCCAATATTTTTAATAATTTTTGCTCTTATTTTTCAAACTATTTTTACCTGGGCAGAAGTCCCAATGGATGCGATTGATGCCGGGATTGTTTGGATTGGTAACCAGATTACGGCAATTTTACCGGCTGGTGTTTTGCAAAGTATGATTGTTGATGGCGCTATTGCAGGTGTTGGCGCTATACTTGTTTTTCTGCCACAAATACTGTTTCTCTTTTTCTTTTTATCAATCCTGGAAGATACGGGATATATGGCCCGAGTAGCTTTTATGCTCGATCGGGTTATGCGTGTTATCGGGCTTTCCGGGCGTTCTGTTATTCCTTTGCTTTCATCATTTGCTTGCGCTATTCCCGGCATTATGGCTACGCGTACAATCCATAGTTGGCGTGACAGGATGGTTACGATTATGATTGCGCCATTTATGAGTTGTAGTGCAAGGCTGCCGGTTTATGTTTTAATGATTGGAGCATTTATTCCACAAGGTACAGTTTTCGGATTTATTTCTTATGCTGCTATTACGTTGCTGGCTATGTACACACTCGGGATTGTAGCTGCTGTTGTTGTTGCTTTTATTTTTCAAAATTTTATACGGAAAAGTATGCCAACTTCCTCGTCCTTTGTAATGGAATTACCTCCATATCGCAGGCCATCATTGCGTTGGACAACTTTGCAAATGTATGAACGCGCCAAGATTTTTGTTCAGGATGCCGGAAAAATTATCCTTGCCATGTCGATTGTTTTATGGTTTCTTGCTTCCTACCCAAAAGCTGATGAAATCGATGCAGCAAATGGGGTGAACCAGATTGAGCAAAGTTACGTCGGGCAAATAGGGAAATTTATTGAGCCGGCCATAAAACCACTAGGCTTCGACTGGAAAATAGGCATCGGACTGCTAACTTCTTTTGCAGCTCGTGAAGTTATGGTTAGTACTTTGGCCACGATTTATAATGTGGAAGGTAGTGATGAATCTTCGGTTAATCTGAAAACAGCATTGCAAAATGATACAGATCCGGAAACCGGAGAGCCGTTGTATTCATCTTTAATGGCAATTTCTCTTATGGTCTTTTTTGTTCTGGCCTGCCAATGTATGGCAACGGTGGCCATTGTAAAACGTGAAACAAACAGTTGGCGCTGGCCGCTTATTATGATTGGCTATATGACCGGATTGGCATACTTTGCTTCACTGGTTGTTTACCAGGGTGGCTTGATACTTGGTTTTTAA
- a CDS encoding ferrous iron transport protein A, whose product MLTLNDLKPGDNAIISEVQNGSADIGYLMELGIMEGTPVRFVKSAPLGDPIEVDLRGYHLSIARSKAQSILVEKE is encoded by the coding sequence ATGTTAACCTTAAATGATTTAAAACCCGGTGATAATGCAATAATCAGTGAAGTACAAAACGGTTCTGCTGATATTGGGTATTTAATGGAACTTGGAATTATGGAAGGAACACCGGTTCGTTTCGTGAAAAGTGCACCATTAGGAGATCCCATCGAAGTAGATTTACGCGGATATCATTTATCCATTGCCCGCTCTAAAGCCCAGTCAATTTTAGTTGAGAAAGAGTAG
- a CDS encoding type 1 glutamine amidotransferase, with translation MKKNKSDLKILLLQIRHDERVKIEEHNSFAEYSTLHKNQIDILNVFDRPDFKITEVEGYDALFVGGASSANVLKPDENPFLEKCRELLRHCLKNGIPVFASCFGFQLAVQALGGEIIHKEKDFEMGCLLISLSEAAQNDPLLFDTPNNFLAITVHQQLALKEPDGCELLGYTENCSHIFRVKGKPFWAFQFHPEVDKKTMVDRLTIYKKKYTDDDTHLDEILSSAQETPESNILVQKFVERVLLLK, from the coding sequence ATGAAAAAAAATAAATCCGATCTTAAAATACTTCTTTTGCAAATCCGCCATGATGAGCGGGTCAAAATTGAAGAACATAATAGCTTTGCGGAATACAGCACACTTCATAAAAATCAGATTGATATTTTAAATGTTTTTGACAGACCCGACTTTAAAATAACTGAAGTTGAAGGTTATGATGCTTTGTTTGTTGGGGGTGCCAGTAGTGCAAATGTTTTGAAGCCGGATGAAAATCCTTTTTTAGAAAAGTGCAGGGAATTACTGCGCCATTGTTTAAAAAATGGTATTCCGGTTTTTGCCAGTTGTTTTGGTTTTCAATTGGCCGTTCAGGCCCTTGGCGGGGAAATTATCCATAAGGAAAAAGATTTTGAGATGGGATGCCTTCTAATTTCTCTATCTGAAGCAGCACAAAACGATCCTCTTCTTTTTGATACTCCAAATAATTTCCTTGCGATTACAGTCCATCAGCAATTGGCTTTAAAAGAACCGGATGGTTGTGAGTTGCTTGGTTACACTGAAAATTGCAGCCATATTTTTCGTGTAAAAGGAAAACCATTTTGGGCATTTCAGTTTCATCCCGAAGTTGATAAAAAAACTATGGTGGATCGCCTTACAATCTACAAAAAAAAGTACACAGATGATGACACTCATTTGGATGAAATCCTTTCATCTGCTCAAGAGACACCAGAATCGAATATTCTGGTGCAGAAATTTGTAGAGAGAGTATTGCTCCTGAAATAA
- a CDS encoding T9SS type A sorting domain-containing protein yields the protein MLNRVLLEEPYKKSYIEELQSYLQNGFDEQILFPKIDSLFNFIKNDYFADTLKMYSNEQIVQNLEEKVGLVPGLKSFIANRKKSVTTQLDSLITSTKDKNNLSNSPDFQLFQNYPNPFNPITTISFELKKANHIILDVYDMNGRKIVALINREQKAGQYSVTFDATGLASGVYLFNLNVAGKFKKTGKMILIH from the coding sequence TTGCTAAACAGAGTGCTTCTGGAAGAGCCTTATAAAAAATCCTATATAGAAGAATTACAAAGTTATTTGCAAAACGGATTTGACGAACAAATTCTGTTTCCCAAAATCGATTCGTTGTTCAATTTTATAAAGAATGACTATTTTGCTGATACTCTGAAAATGTATTCAAATGAACAGATTGTCCAAAATTTGGAAGAAAAAGTTGGTTTAGTACCTGGCCTCAAATCGTTTATTGCAAACCGCAAAAAAAGCGTAACCACACAGCTTGATTCTTTGATAACCTCAACAAAGGATAAAAACAATCTCTCAAATTCTCCTGATTTTCAGTTGTTTCAAAACTATCCTAATCCATTTAATCCAATCACGACTATTTCTTTTGAATTGAAAAAGGCCAATCATATTATCCTGGATGTTTATGACATGAATGGCCGTAAAATAGTAGCTTTGATAAACCGGGAACAGAAAGCAGGGCAATATTCGGTCACCTTTGATGCCACCGGATTGGCAAGCGGCGTTTATCTTTTTAACCTGAACGTTGCTGGTAAATTTAAAAAAACCGGCAAAATGATTTTGATACATTAG